The nucleotide window CAACATTGCCAATCAGTGGCGGCAGATAACCTACAACTCAGACTTGCAATTTACAGGTTTTCTCTGGTAACGACCAAGCTGGTAACGACCAAGCTGTTAGTACCCCATAGGCAGGAGTACTCTTCAGCAGTATCGCATGTCATCGCTACACCACCAGTCGAGGGCGTTTGGTTGCTCGACCTAGACCCGTATGAAAGAGTACATAGGTACAGGGAATGAGAAACAGGGTCAGCACAGTTGCCAGGGCTAGACCAGAAAATACCACAATTCCCAAGGGTTGTAGAAACTCTGACCCTTGCCCAAGGCCCATGGCTAGGGGAAACATTCCTAACACCGTGGTAATAGTAGTCATCAATATGGGTCGCAAGCGTTGGGGGGCAGCCTTCAAAATTGCAGTTTGATGGTCTACACCTTCCTGTTCCCGGATTTGGTTGGCCATTTCCACCATGATGATAGCGTTGTTGACCACAATTCCTACT belongs to Cyanobacteriota bacterium and includes:
- a CDS encoding efflux RND transporter permease subunit, which translates into the protein LAAFLVFVVMAVQYNSLIDPLVIMITVPLALAGGILGLFITGKPFSIIVLVGAVLLVGIVVNNAIIMVEMANQIREQEGVDHQTAILKAAPQRLRPILMTTITTVLGMFPLAMGLGQGSEFLQPLGIVVFSGLALATVLTLFLIPCTYVLFHTGLGRATKRPRLVV